One window of the Mycobacterium haemophilum DSM 44634 genome contains the following:
- a CDS encoding DUF2567 domain-containing protein, whose amino-acid sequence MTDHCAPGVSDVSCPPLGRVMVGVVLGLAVTGVLIGGLWAWIAPPIHAVVALTRTGERVHDYLGNESEHFFVAPCLMLGLLTVVAVMVSVLAWQWRERRGPGMVIGLAIGLMTCAATATAVGALLVWMRYGAVNFDAVSLSDDHKVAHVIQAPPVFFAHGPLQVAATVLWPAGIAALVYAVLAAANGRDDLGGQPVVDKSSKALPMEPEASVP is encoded by the coding sequence GTGACCGACCATTGCGCGCCGGGGGTTTCTGATGTCAGCTGCCCGCCGCTGGGGCGTGTGATGGTCGGGGTGGTGCTGGGTCTTGCGGTGACTGGTGTGTTGATCGGCGGGCTGTGGGCCTGGATTGCCCCACCGATCCATGCGGTAGTGGCGCTCACCCGGACGGGCGAGCGAGTACACGACTACCTTGGCAACGAGTCCGAGCACTTCTTCGTCGCGCCATGCCTGATGTTGGGCTTGCTGACGGTGGTGGCGGTGATGGTGTCGGTGCTGGCGTGGCAGTGGCGCGAGCGCCGTGGGCCGGGGATGGTTATCGGGCTCGCGATCGGCTTGATGACCTGCGCCGCTACCGCGACAGCGGTGGGGGCGCTGTTGGTTTGGATGCGCTACGGTGCCGTGAATTTCGACGCAGTATCGCTGTCAGACGACCACAAGGTGGCGCACGTCATTCAGGCACCGCCGGTGTTTTTCGCGCACGGACCGCTACAGGTAGCGGCCACCGTGCTCTGGCCGGCGGGCATCGCCGCGCTGGTGTATGCGGTGCTTGCGGCCGCGAACGGACGCGACGATCTGGGCGGTCAACCGGTCGTTGATAAGTCGTCGAAGGCGCTACCCATGGAGCCCGAAGCCTCCGTGCCGTAG
- the bioB gene encoding biotin synthase BioB: protein MTQAATRPTNGDGDTENTDIAADILTQARRQVLERGEGLSRDQVLQVLRLPDDRLEELLALAHDVRMRWCGPEVEVEGIISLKTGGCPEDCHFCSQSGLFASPVRSAWLDIPSLVEAAKQTAKSGATEFCIVAAVRGPDERLMAQVAAGIEAIRNEVEINIACSLGMLTAEQVEQLSGIGVHRYNHNLETARSFFTNVVTTHTWEERWQTLSMVRDAGMEVCCGGILGMGETLEQRAEFAAELAELGPDEVPLNFLNPRPGTPFGDLEVMPASEALKSVAAFRLALPRTILRFAGGREITLGDLGAKQGMLGGINAVIVGNYLTTLGRPAEADLELLDDLQMPIKALNASL from the coding sequence GTGACTCAGGCGGCGACTCGGCCAACTAATGGTGATGGGGATACCGAAAACACTGACATCGCGGCTGACATTTTGACTCAGGCCCGCCGGCAGGTGCTAGAGCGCGGTGAGGGTCTGAGCCGGGATCAGGTGCTGCAGGTGCTGCGGCTACCCGACGACCGACTCGAGGAACTGTTGGCGCTAGCCCACGACGTGCGGATGCGCTGGTGCGGCCCAGAGGTCGAGGTCGAGGGCATCATCAGTCTGAAAACCGGTGGCTGCCCAGAGGATTGCCATTTCTGCTCGCAGTCTGGATTGTTCGCGTCGCCGGTGCGCAGCGCCTGGCTGGATATCCCCAGCCTGGTCGAGGCAGCCAAGCAGACCGCCAAGTCAGGTGCCACCGAATTCTGCATCGTGGCGGCGGTACGCGGGCCCGATGAGCGGTTGATGGCCCAGGTTGCGGCCGGCATCGAGGCGATTCGCAACGAAGTCGAGATCAACATCGCTTGCTCGTTGGGGATGCTGACCGCCGAGCAGGTGGAGCAGCTCTCGGGTATCGGCGTGCATCGCTACAATCACAACCTCGAGACTGCCCGCTCGTTTTTCACCAACGTCGTCACCACCCACACCTGGGAAGAGCGCTGGCAAACGTTATCGATGGTGCGAGACGCCGGCATGGAGGTGTGCTGTGGCGGCATCCTCGGCATGGGGGAGACACTGGAGCAGCGCGCGGAATTCGCTGCTGAACTGGCCGAACTCGGTCCCGATGAGGTGCCGTTGAACTTTCTCAACCCGCGGCCCGGTACCCCTTTTGGCGACCTCGAGGTGATGCCGGCCAGCGAAGCATTAAAGTCGGTGGCCGCGTTCCGACTGGCGTTGCCGCGCACGATCCTGCGCTTCGCCGGCGGCCGCGAGATCACCCTGGGCGACCTGGGCGCTAAGCAGGGCATGTTGGGCGGAATCAACGCGGTGATCGTGGGGAACTACTTGACCACGCTGGGCCGGCCCGCCGAAGCCGATCTGGAATTGCTCGACGATCTGCAAATGCCCATCAAGGCACTCAATGCCAGCTTGTAA
- a CDS encoding lipase family protein, which yields MVELGNLAGTSSAEWIGRALHETLQRKVRPLLPSDDPFYQPPPGYQHATPGTVLRSRDVEVAFLGLIPQPFTATQLLYRTMDMNGKPEATVTTVILPAEFAPGQTCPLLSYQCAIDAMSSRCFPSYALRRKAKALGSLTQFELLMIIAALAEGWAISVPDHEGPHGLWGAPYEPGYCVLDGIRAVLSSERIGLSPATQIGLWGYSGGGLASAWAAEVCAEYAPELNIVGAVLGSPVGDPGHTFRRLNGGFLSGLPALVVAALSHTYPALDKVIKEHANDEGRALLARLEQMTTVGAVIKMAGKDIGDYLDEPLEETLSRPTVAHVFDNIKLGSGVPTPPVLIVQAIHDYLIDVHDIDVLADAYSAGGANVTYHRDPFSEHMSLHPLSVPMTLGWLADRFAGRPLTDHLIRTSWPTMLNPATYVGLIRLAVIAAKVITGRKVRRHQP from the coding sequence ATGGTGGAGCTCGGCAATCTGGCGGGGACGAGCAGCGCGGAGTGGATCGGCCGCGCGCTGCACGAGACGTTGCAGCGCAAGGTACGCCCGCTGCTGCCGTCGGACGACCCGTTCTACCAGCCGCCGCCTGGCTATCAGCACGCCACCCCCGGGACCGTGCTGCGCTCCCGTGACGTCGAGGTGGCGTTCCTGGGCCTGATCCCGCAACCCTTCACCGCGACCCAGCTGCTCTACCGGACGATGGACATGAACGGCAAGCCGGAGGCGACGGTGACCACGGTGATCCTCCCGGCCGAGTTTGCTCCCGGCCAGACCTGCCCGCTGCTGTCGTATCAATGCGCGATCGACGCCATGTCGTCCCGCTGTTTTCCGTCCTATGCGCTGCGCCGAAAGGCCAAGGCCCTCGGGTCACTGACCCAGTTCGAGCTTTTGATGATCATCGCTGCCCTCGCCGAGGGATGGGCGATCTCGGTACCTGACCACGAGGGCCCCCACGGATTGTGGGGCGCGCCCTATGAGCCTGGCTACTGCGTGCTGGACGGCATCCGGGCCGTCCTGAGCTCTGAGCGCATCGGATTGTCCCCAGCGACGCAGATCGGGCTGTGGGGATATTCCGGCGGCGGGCTGGCCAGCGCGTGGGCTGCCGAAGTATGTGCCGAGTACGCACCTGAGCTGAACATTGTCGGAGCGGTGCTGGGATCGCCGGTCGGCGACCCAGGCCACACCTTCCGCCGGCTCAACGGCGGCTTTCTTTCAGGTCTGCCCGCGCTGGTAGTGGCCGCACTCTCACACACCTACCCTGCCCTGGACAAGGTCATCAAAGAGCACGCTAACGACGAGGGACGCGCCCTGCTGGCGCGGCTGGAGCAGATGACCACGGTGGGCGCGGTCATCAAGATGGCGGGAAAGGACATCGGCGACTATCTCGACGAACCGCTCGAAGAAACCCTGTCCAGACCGACGGTTGCGCATGTCTTCGACAACATCAAGCTGGGCTCCGGGGTGCCCACCCCACCGGTCTTGATCGTGCAGGCCATCCACGACTATCTCATCGACGTCCACGACATCGACGTGCTGGCCGACGCCTATTCGGCCGGCGGTGCCAACGTGACCTATCACCGGGACCCGTTCAGCGAGCACATGTCCCTGCACCCGCTGTCTGTCCCGATGACCCTTGGCTGGCTCGCGGACCGATTCGCCGGCCGACCACTGACCGATCATCTGATCAGGACCAGCTGGCCGACGATGCTCAATCCGGCGACCTACGTCGGCCTAATACGACTGGCGGTGATCGCGGCCAAGGTCATCACCGGCAGGAAAGTGCGTCGCCACCAGCCCTGA
- a CDS encoding 2'-5' RNA ligase family protein gives MVHSIELVFDPDTESAIRRIWDQLASAGIPSQAPASRPHVTLAVAEHIGAEVDELLGPVSQRLPLGATIGAPVLFGRANVVFARLVVPTSDLLVLHAEVHRLCFPGPPSTLPTVVAPLSNIRPGQWTAHVTLARRVGGAQLGRALRIAGRPSQIDGRFAGLRRWDGNKRIEYLIS, from the coding sequence ATGGTGCATTCGATCGAGCTGGTCTTCGACCCCGACACCGAGTCGGCGATCCGTCGCATCTGGGACCAGCTGGCCAGCGCCGGAATACCCAGCCAGGCGCCAGCCAGCCGTCCGCACGTGACGTTGGCCGTTGCTGAACATATCGGCGCCGAGGTCGATGAGCTGCTAGGTCCGGTGAGCCAGCGGCTGCCGCTGGGCGCCACGATCGGTGCGCCGGTGCTGTTCGGCCGAGCCAACGTGGTGTTCGCCCGACTCGTGGTGCCGACCAGCGATTTGTTAGTCCTGCACGCCGAGGTGCATCGGCTGTGCTTTCCGGGCCCTCCAAGCACTCTGCCCACGGTGGTTGCGCCGCTGTCCAACATCCGGCCCGGCCAGTGGACCGCACATGTCACGTTGGCCCGTCGGGTCGGTGGTGCTCAACTCGGGCGGGCGCTGCGTATTGCGGGTCGGCCGTCACAGATCGACGGCCGCTTCGCCGGCCTGCGCCGCTGGGACGGCAACAAGCGCATCGAATACCTGATCAGTTGA